From Streptomyces sp. NBC_00690, a single genomic window includes:
- a CDS encoding HAMP domain-containing sensor histidine kinase: MVLAFLLVAAVSAVTTAGLTYREARSSVLQATQDTAVSSFRDQIQQSPVELPVRRDSLKRTLRNIASKGKPRPWYVFAEYGAMRVSSGTNPVSTVITPALRRKVTGYPHGSFERVIKDGIPYLAVGMPVVLKSKTGATLPSGLVLYATMRLSDEQTQIEALVTAARNGAIPGLAIALIPALLAARSVLRPVRELRRAAHDMGKGKLDTRIRVRGNDELAGLARTFNASAGELDRSVTELREAEARARRFAADVSHELRTPLAGMLAVTEVLDEDAARLDPDTAQAVRLISAETGKLAVLVEDLMEISRFDARAAELNTDEIDAAETIRRTLATRHWTDLVHTDLPDGIRARLDPRRFDVVIANLVGNALRHGDAPVTVRLRSSTRRDGAPVLITEVIDSGPGIRPEALPHIFDRFYKADVARTRSTGSGLGLAITRENVRLHGGTVHAGNALGGKGAVFTVEIPLGTGRTGA, encoded by the coding sequence ATGGTCCTCGCGTTCCTGCTCGTCGCAGCCGTCAGCGCCGTGACGACCGCGGGTCTCACCTATCGCGAGGCACGCAGTTCCGTACTCCAGGCGACCCAGGACACCGCGGTCTCTTCCTTCCGCGACCAGATCCAACAGTCGCCCGTCGAACTGCCCGTACGACGGGACAGCCTGAAGCGGACCCTGCGCAACATCGCCAGCAAGGGCAAGCCCCGCCCGTGGTACGTCTTCGCCGAGTACGGCGCGATGCGCGTCTCCTCGGGCACCAACCCCGTCTCCACCGTCATCACCCCCGCGCTGCGCCGCAAGGTGACCGGCTATCCGCACGGCAGCTTCGAACGGGTCATCAAGGACGGGATTCCCTATCTGGCCGTCGGAATGCCCGTCGTGCTCAAGTCCAAGACGGGCGCCACACTGCCCAGCGGACTCGTCCTCTACGCCACCATGCGGCTGTCCGATGAACAGACGCAGATCGAAGCCCTGGTGACAGCGGCCCGCAACGGCGCGATACCGGGACTCGCGATCGCACTGATCCCCGCGCTGCTCGCCGCCCGCAGCGTGCTGCGTCCGGTGCGCGAACTGCGACGGGCAGCCCACGACATGGGCAAGGGCAAGCTGGACACCCGCATCAGGGTCCGTGGGAACGACGAACTCGCCGGACTCGCCCGTACCTTCAACGCATCCGCCGGTGAACTGGACCGTTCGGTCACGGAGCTACGAGAGGCCGAGGCTCGGGCCCGGCGTTTCGCCGCCGATGTCTCACACGAACTGCGCACTCCCCTGGCCGGGATGCTGGCCGTCACCGAGGTGCTCGACGAGGACGCCGCCCGCCTCGACCCCGACACCGCCCAGGCCGTCAGGCTGATCAGCGCCGAGACCGGAAAGCTGGCCGTGCTCGTGGAGGACCTGATGGAGATCTCCCGGTTCGACGCCCGCGCCGCCGAGCTCAACACGGACGAGATCGACGCCGCCGAGACCATCCGCAGGACTCTGGCCACCCGACACTGGACCGACCTGGTGCACACCGATCTACCGGACGGCATCCGGGCGCGGCTCGACCCCCGCCGCTTCGATGTCGTGATCGCCAATCTGGTGGGCAACGCCCTGCGGCACGGCGACGCACCCGTCACCGTACGGCTACGCTCCTCGACCCGCCGGGATGGTGCGCCCGTGCTGATCACCGAGGTCATCGACTCGGGCCCGGGCATCAGGCCCGAAGCCCTCCCACACATCTTCGACCGCTTCTACAAGGCGGATGTGGCCCGCACCCGTTCGACGGGCAGCGGGCTGGGACTCGCGATCACCCGGGAGAACGTCCGGCTCCACGGCGGTACGGTCCACGCCGGGAACGCCCTCGGTGGAAAGGGCGCGGTCTTCACCGTCGAGATCCCCCTGGGCACCGGAAGGACGGGCGCATGA
- a CDS encoding response regulator transcription factor — protein MPRVLLIEDDPSVREGVELGLRRRGHDVRTAATGEAGLAALDEFRPDLLLLDLMLPGVNGVEVCRRVRESSQLPIIMLTARGDDFDVVIGLEAGADDYIVKPARTQVIEARIRAVLRRFDEPATGRPAVEFHGDLSIDRAGLTITKSGRRLALAPSEMRLLLHLSATPEQVFSRQQLLEHVWEHSYHGDARLVDACVRRLRNKIEDIPGNPRYIQTLRGFGYRFGPL, from the coding sequence ATGCCACGCGTGCTTCTCATCGAAGACGACCCCTCCGTACGCGAAGGAGTCGAACTCGGCCTGCGCCGACGCGGGCACGACGTCCGGACCGCCGCCACCGGGGAGGCCGGACTCGCCGCCCTCGACGAATTCCGGCCCGATCTCCTGCTCCTCGATCTGATGCTGCCAGGGGTCAACGGTGTGGAGGTCTGCCGCCGGGTGCGGGAGAGCAGCCAACTGCCGATCATCATGCTCACCGCCCGCGGTGACGACTTCGACGTCGTCATCGGCCTGGAGGCGGGCGCGGACGACTACATCGTCAAGCCGGCCCGCACTCAGGTGATCGAGGCCCGCATCCGGGCCGTGCTGCGGCGGTTCGACGAGCCGGCAACCGGGCGACCTGCCGTGGAGTTCCACGGCGACCTCTCCATCGACCGCGCAGGGCTCACCATCACCAAGTCGGGTCGACGACTGGCGCTCGCACCCTCCGAGATGCGTCTGCTGCTGCACCTCAGCGCCACCCCCGAGCAGGTCTTCAGCCGTCAACAACTGCTGGAACACGTCTGGGAACACAGCTACCACGGTGACGCAAGATTGGTCGACGCCTGTGTCCGGCGGCTGCGCAACAAGATCGAGGACATACCGGGAAACCCCCGCTACATCCAGACCCTGCGCGGCTTCGGCTATCGCTTCGGGCCACTGTGA
- the murJ gene encoding murein biosynthesis integral membrane protein MurJ: MSAPPVAAASTGTADSGKPERSVARSGAIMAAGSMVSRATGFVRSSVVAAALGIGLAADGYAVANAVPAILYMLLVGGALNAVFVPELVRVAKEHEDGGAAYTDRLLTICFAVLLVITAGAVWAAPAIVDAYTGYSGRQAEMTVAFARYCLPQIFFLGLFTLLGQVLNARGRFGAMMWTPVLNNVVVIAVFGLYLATADGAALTDAEIALLGWGTTAGIALQALALAPVLRAARFRWRPRFDWRGQGLARPLRAAGWLVLLVLSNQVAYWVVTRLATAAGERAAAEGIDGGAGFSAYSNAYLLWAVPHGIVTVSLVTALLPRMSRAAADGDLAGVRRDVSYALRTSAALIVPAACALFALAQPLMTVVFGYGRTDEDGIVMMAGILMAFAPGLIAFSGQYVLCRAFYALSDTRTPFLLNLVIAGLNATLSLTAYTLLPVRWAVTGMAGAYSLALTIGWVVTAIVLRRRLTSPSTSAVPAPREGEAPLSGTESERAGRGAQRAKNRGVWRSAAVGAQARLLLAGAIAAPLGHMAATRAASLGAVGAGLVGAVAIGLVFATLARPLRLTELEAALSGLTQRIRRRPTRH; encoded by the coding sequence ATGAGCGCGCCACCCGTGGCAGCTGCGTCGACCGGGACGGCGGACAGCGGGAAGCCCGAGCGGTCCGTCGCCCGCAGCGGCGCGATCATGGCGGCCGGATCGATGGTGTCCCGCGCCACCGGATTCGTGCGGTCATCGGTGGTCGCGGCTGCGCTCGGCATCGGGCTCGCCGCCGACGGCTACGCCGTGGCCAACGCGGTACCCGCGATCCTCTACATGCTGCTCGTCGGCGGCGCCCTGAACGCCGTCTTCGTACCGGAACTGGTCCGGGTCGCCAAGGAGCACGAGGACGGCGGAGCCGCGTACACCGACCGGTTGCTCACCATCTGCTTCGCCGTGCTGCTGGTGATCACCGCGGGTGCGGTGTGGGCGGCACCCGCGATCGTCGATGCGTACACCGGCTACAGCGGACGGCAGGCGGAGATGACGGTCGCCTTCGCGCGCTACTGCCTCCCGCAGATCTTCTTCCTCGGCCTGTTTACGCTCCTGGGGCAGGTGCTGAACGCCCGTGGCCGGTTCGGCGCGATGATGTGGACGCCCGTCCTGAACAATGTCGTGGTGATCGCCGTGTTCGGCCTCTATCTGGCGACCGCCGACGGCGCCGCGCTGACCGATGCGGAGATCGCACTCCTCGGCTGGGGCACGACCGCGGGCATCGCCCTCCAGGCCCTCGCCCTCGCCCCCGTCCTGCGTGCGGCGCGTTTTCGTTGGCGGCCCCGCTTCGACTGGCGCGGCCAGGGCCTGGCCAGGCCCTTGCGTGCGGCCGGCTGGCTGGTGCTGCTCGTCCTGTCCAACCAGGTCGCGTACTGGGTCGTCACCCGGTTGGCGACGGCGGCGGGCGAACGGGCGGCGGCTGAAGGCATCGACGGCGGCGCGGGCTTCAGCGCGTACAGCAATGCCTATCTGCTGTGGGCCGTGCCGCACGGGATCGTCACGGTCTCCCTCGTCACCGCGTTGTTGCCCCGGATGAGCCGGGCCGCGGCGGACGGTGACCTGGCAGGTGTGCGACGCGATGTGTCCTACGCCCTGCGGACCAGTGCGGCCCTCATCGTGCCGGCCGCCTGCGCCCTGTTTGCTCTGGCGCAGCCGTTGATGACGGTCGTCTTCGGCTATGGGAGGACCGACGAGGACGGCATCGTCATGATGGCGGGAATCCTGATGGCCTTCGCCCCCGGACTGATCGCCTTCTCCGGTCAGTACGTGCTCTGCCGCGCCTTCTACGCGCTCTCCGACACCCGTACCCCCTTCCTCCTCAACCTGGTGATCGCCGGGCTCAACGCGACCCTGTCGCTGACCGCCTACACACTGCTGCCGGTGCGGTGGGCGGTGACGGGGATGGCCGGGGCGTACTCCTTGGCGCTGACGATCGGCTGGGTGGTGACGGCGATCGTCCTGCGCCGCAGGCTCACTTCCCCGAGTACGAGCGCGGTGCCGGCTCCGCGCGAAGGTGAAGCACCGCTGTCCGGAACCGAGTCCGAGCGGGCCGGCCGGGGCGCCCAGCGGGCGAAGAACCGCGGAGTGTGGCGGTCCGCCGCGGTCGGCGCCCAGGCCCGGCTGTTGCTCGCCGGAGCCATCGCCGCGCCCCTCGGACATATGGCCGCGACCCGGGCCGCGTCCCTGGGCGCCGTCGGCGCGGGCCTCGTCGGCGCCGTGGCCATCGGGCTGGTCTTCGCAACTCTGGCCCGCCCGTTGCGGCTCACCGAACTCGAAGCCGCACTCTCCGGCCTCACCCAGCGCATTCGCAGACGCCCCACCAGGCACTGA
- a CDS encoding lipid II:glycine glycyltransferase FemX — protein MAALLVTPGRDDQRHQPKVRLEPVGADVYRAFLASRPGAALGAGFLQCPSWAQVKDGWRPLLLGWGPAPSAGALTGVALVLLRQFPGTRRHFAYLPEGPVVDWAEPDIDAWLDPLLRHLRDAGAFAVRIGPAPAHRRWDARPLKERSGPGGHLTDVLDCAVDPLGTAVAERLRARGWRRCGEGSGGDGDAQPRHVFRIPLTDRSREDLWSGLNQEWRRNVRRAQKSGVEVVVGSAADLPEFYRLLCITEKRDGFRLGRALAYYERQYAALNAEEPGRMKLYLARHDGEVLAAHTMVTVGRRVWYQTGASADHRREVRPSNALQWRMLLDAHALGAEVYDMRGVPSTLDPADRSYGLLRWKLGTGGQVVETLGEWEKPLGGTANHALYRAFHAYLARR, from the coding sequence GTGGCAGCGCTCCTTGTGACACCCGGCCGGGACGACCAGCGCCACCAGCCGAAAGTACGGCTCGAACCCGTCGGCGCCGATGTGTACCGCGCGTTCCTCGCCTCCCGTCCCGGCGCCGCCCTGGGCGCCGGATTCCTTCAGTGCCCCTCGTGGGCCCAGGTCAAGGACGGCTGGCGGCCCCTGCTGCTCGGCTGGGGTCCGGCTCCATCGGCGGGCGCACTCACCGGAGTCGCCCTGGTGTTGCTGCGACAGTTCCCCGGCACCCGTCGGCACTTCGCCTATCTGCCCGAGGGCCCGGTGGTGGACTGGGCTGAGCCGGACATCGACGCCTGGCTCGACCCGCTGTTGCGGCATTTGCGGGACGCGGGGGCCTTCGCCGTGCGCATCGGGCCTGCCCCCGCGCACCGCCGTTGGGACGCCCGTCCGCTCAAGGAACGCAGCGGCCCGGGCGGGCACCTCACGGACGTCCTCGACTGCGCTGTCGACCCGTTGGGGACGGCGGTCGCGGAGCGGTTGCGCGCCCGCGGTTGGCGGCGTTGCGGTGAGGGTTCGGGCGGCGACGGTGACGCACAGCCCCGTCATGTCTTTCGGATACCGCTGACCGACCGCAGCCGGGAGGACCTGTGGTCCGGGCTCAACCAGGAATGGCGACGCAATGTGCGCCGTGCCCAGAAGTCCGGTGTGGAGGTGGTGGTGGGCAGTGCGGCCGACCTGCCCGAGTTCTACCGATTGCTCTGCATCACCGAGAAGCGGGACGGCTTTCGACTCGGCCGGGCGCTGGCGTACTACGAGCGTCAGTACGCGGCTCTCAACGCGGAGGAACCGGGCCGGATGAAGCTGTATCTGGCCCGCCACGACGGTGAGGTGCTCGCCGCGCACACCATGGTGACGGTGGGACGGCGGGTCTGGTACCAGACCGGCGCATCGGCCGATCACCGTCGGGAGGTCCGTCCCTCCAACGCCCTCCAGTGGCGGATGCTGCTGGATGCGCATGCCCTGGGCGCGGAGGTGTACGACATGCGCGGGGTACCCTCCACACTCGATCCCGCCGATCGTTCGTACGGGCTGCTGCGTTGGAAGCTGGGCACCGGAGGTCAGGTCGTGGAAACCCTGGGGGAATGGGAGAAACCGTTGGGTGGCACCGCCAATCACGCGCTGTACCGCGCTTTCCACGCCTATCTGGCGCGCCGATGA
- a CDS encoding Ig-like domain-containing protein — MSARPVRRTTARPTFAALLAPLVLTACSSGATGATSDDRVGGATRGGGVPATVSVTPNGKAVKAGEPVRVTARGGSLTSVQVTDGKGRPLAGRLTERNTVWTSDRRAVPGMTYQVTAATKTKDGTPGSGKSTFSTAAADKVNLVEWHPGENTTIGVAHPISLRFDHPVKNKAEVERQLKVATSNKTEGSWGWVKDWSGRDRVDWRPREYWRPGTKVTLRAELNGIHSGAAGGWFVRDYATTFTIGARQIVKVDLDNHRLTLERDGKQIHDIPVSGGTPGGDKRSWRGTTVLMSKEGTINMNSETVGLGNAYNKMVDYSMRLTWSGMYAHAAPWNSAHLGRANRSSGCVGMSTADAAAFYRSVRVGDPFEITGKDTKGVPEQGNGFSNWNLSFEQWQQRSALR, encoded by the coding sequence ATATCCGCGCGCCCCGTACGCCGCACCACCGCGCGCCCGACGTTCGCCGCCCTGCTCGCCCCACTCGTACTGACGGCTTGCTCGTCCGGTGCCACCGGCGCGACGAGCGATGACCGGGTCGGTGGGGCCACCCGCGGCGGTGGTGTGCCCGCAACCGTGTCGGTGACCCCGAACGGGAAGGCCGTGAAAGCCGGCGAACCCGTGCGGGTCACAGCGCGCGGCGGCAGCCTCACCTCGGTTCAGGTCACCGACGGCAAGGGTCGGCCCCTCGCCGGCAGATTGACCGAGCGCAACACCGTGTGGACCTCGGACCGCAGAGCCGTGCCCGGGATGACGTACCAGGTCACGGCCGCGACGAAGACGAAGGACGGCACACCGGGAAGCGGGAAGTCGACCTTCTCCACTGCCGCGGCCGACAAGGTCAACCTGGTCGAATGGCACCCCGGTGAGAACACCACCATCGGTGTCGCTCACCCGATCTCCCTGCGCTTCGACCACCCCGTCAAGAACAAGGCGGAGGTGGAGCGGCAACTCAAGGTCGCCACCTCGAACAAAACCGAAGGCTCGTGGGGTTGGGTGAAGGACTGGTCGGGCCGTGATCGGGTGGACTGGCGGCCCAGGGAGTACTGGCGGCCCGGCACCAAGGTCACGCTCAGGGCCGAGTTGAACGGCATCCACTCCGGAGCGGCGGGCGGTTGGTTCGTACGTGACTACGCGACCACGTTCACCATCGGTGCGCGCCAGATCGTCAAGGTCGACCTCGACAACCACCGGCTCACCCTGGAGCGGGACGGCAAGCAGATCCACGACATCCCCGTGTCCGGAGGCACCCCCGGCGGTGACAAGCGCTCCTGGCGGGGCACGACGGTGCTCATGTCCAAGGAGGGCACCATCAATATGAACTCCGAGACCGTGGGCCTCGGCAATGCCTACAACAAGATGGTCGACTACTCGATGCGCCTGACCTGGTCCGGCATGTACGCACACGCCGCGCCCTGGAACTCCGCCCACCTCGGCCGTGCCAACAGGAGTTCGGGCTGTGTGGGCATGAGCACCGCCGATGCCGCCGCCTTCTACCGGAGCGTCCGGGTGGGCGATCCGTTCGAGATCACCGGCAAGGACACCAAGGGTGTACCCGAGCAGGGCAACGGCTTCAGCAATTGGAACCTGTCCTTCGAACAGTGGCAGCAGCGCAGCGCGCTGCGCTGA
- a CDS encoding ABC transporter ATP-binding protein gives MKQTQDHDATDTAPARLRAEDITIGYDRRTISRDLSVRIPDGSFTVIVGPNACGKSTLLRGLSKLLKPSSGQVVLDGKAITSYRAKEVARVLGLLPQTSLAPDGITVADLIARGRHPHQKLIKQWSVADEAALLRAMEATDVSALSGRPVDELSGGQRQRVWVAMVLAQETPLLLLDEPTTFLDIAHQIELLELFTRLNREGRTLVAVLHDLNQAARYGTHIIAMKDGAVVAEGPPAQIITRELVEEVFELPCTIIEDPVAGSPLVIPLGSAGAAPSHPVEVSSGRV, from the coding sequence ATGAAGCAGACGCAAGACCACGACGCGACGGACACGGCACCGGCCCGGCTGCGAGCCGAGGACATCACCATCGGCTACGACCGACGCACCATCTCGCGCGACCTGTCCGTCCGGATTCCCGATGGCTCGTTCACGGTCATCGTCGGGCCGAACGCCTGTGGGAAGTCCACACTGCTGCGGGGCCTGTCCAAGCTCCTCAAGCCGTCCAGCGGCCAGGTCGTCCTGGACGGCAAGGCCATCACCTCCTACCGCGCCAAGGAGGTGGCCCGGGTGCTCGGCCTGCTTCCGCAGACCTCCCTCGCCCCGGACGGGATCACCGTCGCCGACCTCATCGCCCGCGGTCGGCACCCCCATCAGAAGCTGATCAAACAGTGGTCGGTGGCGGACGAGGCGGCCCTGCTGCGGGCGATGGAGGCGACCGATGTGTCCGCGCTCTCGGGCCGCCCCGTGGATGAACTGTCCGGCGGTCAGCGCCAGCGCGTATGGGTGGCGATGGTCCTCGCGCAGGAGACCCCCCTGCTGCTGCTCGACGAACCGACGACCTTCCTCGACATCGCGCACCAGATCGAGTTGCTGGAACTGTTCACGCGCCTCAACCGGGAGGGCCGCACCCTGGTGGCGGTGCTGCACGATCTCAACCAGGCCGCTCGCTACGGAACGCACATAATCGCGATGAAGGACGGAGCCGTCGTCGCCGAGGGACCTCCCGCGCAGATCATCACCAGGGAACTGGTCGAGGAGGTCTTCGAACTGCCCTGCACCATCATCGAGGACCCCGTCGCCGGCAGCCCTCTCGTCATTCCCCTGGGCAGTGCGGGGGCGGCGCCAAGTCACCCGGTCGAGGTCTCCAGCGGGCGCGTCTGA
- a CDS encoding FecCD family ABC transporter permease yields the protein MSSTPVDFGKPVVVSRGPRWSFRFDVRTAVACAVFLALTAGTVLVSLAYGTYEIPLGEVIRTLVGGGEGGTRKIIVEWRLPRALLAVLFGAALAIAGAIFQSVSRNPLGSPDIIGFSSGSYTGALVVMLLTGGGYYQVAAGSLLGGIATAFLVFVLAYRGGTQAFQLIIVGIAISAMLGAFNTWLVLRADIEEAMLAAVWGGGSLNSLGYEQLWPVLGILAVLVPLALATGPAMRQLELGDDAAAALGTRTNAVRLVVVVLGVSLTALVTASAGPIAFISLVAPQIARRVTRSASVALLPSAVLGAFLLVLADLIGQRLFAPVQLPVGIVTVSVGGLYFVWLLVREARRAN from the coding sequence GTGAGCAGCACACCCGTCGACTTCGGCAAGCCCGTCGTCGTCTCCCGCGGCCCCCGTTGGTCGTTCCGCTTCGATGTGCGCACCGCCGTGGCCTGCGCGGTCTTCCTGGCACTTACGGCCGGAACGGTCCTGGTCTCGCTCGCGTACGGAACGTACGAGATCCCCCTGGGCGAGGTGATCCGGACGCTGGTGGGCGGCGGCGAGGGGGGCACCAGGAAGATCATCGTTGAGTGGCGGCTGCCCCGAGCGCTTCTCGCGGTGCTCTTCGGCGCGGCCCTGGCCATCGCCGGGGCGATCTTCCAGTCCGTCAGCAGGAACCCCCTCGGCTCCCCCGACATCATTGGCTTCTCCTCCGGTTCCTACACTGGCGCCCTCGTCGTCATGCTGCTTACGGGTGGCGGCTACTACCAGGTGGCCGCGGGTTCCCTGCTCGGTGGCATCGCGACCGCCTTCCTGGTCTTCGTCCTCGCCTACCGCGGGGGAACGCAGGCATTCCAGTTGATCATCGTCGGCATCGCGATCTCCGCCATGCTCGGCGCGTTCAACACCTGGCTGGTGCTGAGGGCCGACATCGAGGAGGCCATGCTCGCCGCGGTCTGGGGCGGTGGCTCCCTCAACAGCCTGGGGTACGAACAACTCTGGCCCGTTCTGGGCATCCTCGCGGTGCTCGTGCCCCTGGCCCTGGCGACCGGTCCCGCCATGCGGCAACTCGAACTCGGGGACGATGCGGCAGCGGCGCTGGGGACCCGCACCAATGCCGTTCGGCTCGTCGTGGTGGTCCTGGGCGTGTCGCTGACCGCGTTGGTGACGGCTTCGGCGGGGCCCATCGCCTTCATCTCCCTGGTGGCACCGCAGATCGCCCGCCGCGTCACCCGCTCCGCATCGGTCGCCCTGTTGCCTTCGGCCGTACTGGGAGCGTTCCTGCTGGTCCTCGCCGATCTGATCGGCCAGCGCCTGTTCGCCCCGGTCCAGCTTCCGGTCGGCATCGTGACCGTCTCGGTCGGCGGGCTGTACTTCGTGTGGCTGCTGGTGCGCGAAGCCCGCAGGGCCAACTGA
- a CDS encoding iron chelate uptake ABC transporter family permease subunit: MSTTVAAVPAGRHQSPPTGPSDQGGGVRGERRPGLVSTNVGRALGLLACLAVLAACLVLSLAFGAKSIPFTDVWNALTAHDGSEDAFIVRDLRVPRAFLGLIVGAALGVSGALIQALTRNPLADPGILGVNAGAGFAVTIGIAFLGLSSIGEHLGMSFAGAVVTTTLVYVLGSAGRAGATPVQLTLVGVALSAVLAGVAAAITLLNPEVLDAMRGWAAGSLAARGWNIFWTIFPFVLAGLLLALASARSLNAIALGDDLARSLGGGIGRTRVTVIIAVTLLAGAATAAAGPIGFIGLMVPHVARWFVGPDQRWIIPYTIVCAPILLIVSDTVGRIVLTPQELQVGIVTAFIGAPVLILLVRRKKASGL; encoded by the coding sequence ATGAGCACGACAGTGGCCGCCGTCCCGGCCGGGCGGCACCAGTCCCCGCCGACCGGGCCGTCCGACCAGGGCGGCGGAGTGCGCGGAGAGCGCCGACCGGGACTGGTGAGCACCAACGTGGGGCGCGCCCTCGGGCTCCTCGCCTGCCTCGCCGTCCTGGCCGCGTGCCTGGTGCTGAGCCTGGCCTTCGGCGCCAAGTCCATCCCCTTCACCGATGTCTGGAACGCGCTCACCGCCCATGACGGCTCGGAGGACGCCTTCATCGTGCGCGACCTCCGGGTGCCGCGGGCCTTCCTCGGGCTGATCGTCGGAGCAGCCCTCGGAGTCTCCGGGGCGCTCATCCAGGCACTCACCCGCAACCCGCTCGCCGACCCCGGCATCCTCGGCGTCAACGCGGGCGCCGGGTTCGCCGTCACCATCGGGATCGCCTTCCTCGGGCTCTCCTCGATCGGGGAGCACCTCGGCATGTCCTTCGCCGGGGCGGTCGTCACCACCACCCTGGTCTACGTCCTCGGATCGGCCGGACGTGCCGGAGCGACACCGGTGCAACTGACCCTCGTCGGCGTGGCACTCAGCGCGGTGCTCGCGGGGGTGGCGGCAGCCATCACCCTGTTGAACCCCGAGGTCCTGGACGCCATGCGGGGGTGGGCCGCGGGATCGCTCGCCGCCCGGGGCTGGAACATCTTCTGGACCATCTTCCCCTTCGTCCTCGCAGGTCTGCTGCTCGCCCTGGCCTCGGCGCGCTCCCTGAACGCGATCGCGCTCGGCGACGACCTCGCCAGGTCGCTGGGCGGGGGCATCGGCCGCACCCGGGTGACCGTGATCATCGCCGTCACCCTGCTGGCCGGCGCCGCCACCGCAGCGGCCGGACCCATCGGCTTCATCGGCCTCATGGTCCCCCATGTGGCCCGTTGGTTCGTCGGCCCGGACCAGCGCTGGATCATCCCCTACACCATCGTCTGCGCGCCGATCCTGCTGATCGTCTCCGACACCGTCGGCAGAATCGTCCTCACCCCCCAGGAACTCCAGGTCGGCATCGTGACCGCATTCATCGGCGCACCCGTGCTGATCCTCCTCGTACGCCGCAAGAAGGCGAGCGGACTGTGA
- a CDS encoding siderophore-interacting protein — protein MTGAPAYVLAEVAALRLLSPGMTRVTLRSEALGSYPSTSVGDEYVRIHFPEEGAEPLLPEIGEDGNWHYPDDRYPHVAPYTIRRFDPAAGEVDIDFVLHGHGRAAGWANRARPGDRIVFGTPRRLYEPPADAARQVFVTDATGLPALGRLLEQLDPSTEATAVVEIADASHTIDLTSPARRLDVRWIPGRGNGVGPSAITEALRQLAVAPGTYVWVAGESKELRTARRYLRHELQLPAEWYKVIGYWTFKHEEWLKRYEALDGDTVTRLEKVWEQTSDEELGRDLYEVQLERLGL, from the coding sequence GTGACCGGGGCACCCGCGTACGTCCTCGCGGAAGTGGCCGCCCTGCGACTGCTGTCCCCGGGCATGACCCGGGTCACCCTCCGCAGCGAGGCGCTGGGGTCCTACCCCTCGACCAGCGTCGGCGACGAGTACGTCCGAATCCACTTCCCCGAGGAGGGCGCCGAACCCCTCCTGCCGGAGATCGGCGAAGACGGCAACTGGCACTACCCCGACGACCGCTACCCCCATGTCGCGCCGTACACGATCCGGCGGTTCGATCCGGCGGCCGGCGAGGTGGACATCGACTTCGTCCTGCACGGACACGGTCGCGCGGCCGGCTGGGCGAACCGGGCCCGGCCAGGCGACCGGATCGTCTTCGGCACACCCCGGCGCCTGTACGAACCTCCCGCCGATGCGGCCCGACAGGTCTTCGTCACCGACGCCACCGGTCTGCCCGCGCTGGGCCGCCTCCTCGAACAGCTCGACCCCTCGACCGAGGCGACCGCCGTCGTCGAGATCGCCGACGCCTCGCACACCATCGATCTCACCAGCCCCGCCCGCCGGCTCGATGTGCGCTGGATCCCCGGCCGCGGCAACGGGGTCGGCCCCAGCGCCATCACCGAGGCACTTCGCCAGCTCGCCGTCGCCCCCGGCACCTATGTCTGGGTGGCCGGCGAGTCGAAGGAACTGCGGACCGCACGGCGGTATCTGCGCCATGAACTCCAATTGCCGGCCGAGTGGTACAAGGTGATCGGCTACTGGACGTTCAAGCACGAGGAGTGGCTGAAGCGGTACGAAGCCCTCGACGGCGACACCGTGACCCGGCTGGAGAAGGTCTGGGAGCAGACCAGCGACGAAGAACTCGGACGCGACCTCTACGAAGTGCAGTTGGAGCGTCTGGGGCTATGA